In a single window of the Rhineura floridana isolate rRhiFlo1 chromosome 3, rRhiFlo1.hap2, whole genome shotgun sequence genome:
- the LOC133379631 gene encoding N6-adenosine-methyltransferase TMT1A-like has product MEESCLVVLLRLCVQFFALPVYLLRYLGIWDPLCKKMFPYFMAVASIVYNKLSAEKKEHFSNLKDFAGSTGVLTLLEIGTGTGSNFEFYPAGCKIICTDYNPNFMKFIDKNLSQNPHLQMKCCFVAPAEDLHQIPDASVDVVVSTLVLCSVKSTEGVMREVLRVLRPGGAFYFMEHVAGALSSWSRFWQQIYDPVWKILFDGCHLTRETWKDLENAGFSELKLRHIQAPIYCNLVKPHIVGYAVK; this is encoded by the exons ATGGAAGAAAGCTGCCTAGTTGTCTTGCTTAGATTATGTGTCCAGTTCTTTGCTCTACCTGTTTACTTGCTGCGGTATCTAGGTATCTGGGACCCACTTTGCAAGAAGATGTTCCCATATTTTATGGCCGTGGCATCCATTGTTTACAATAAGCTGTCTGCCGAGAAAAAGGAACATTTCAGCAACCTGAAGGACTTTGCGGGCTCCACAGGGGTGCTCACACTATTGGAGATTGGCACAGGAACTGGGTCCAACTTTGAGTTCTACCCAGCAGGATGCAAAATTATATGCACTGATTATAATCCCAACTTTATGAAGTTTATTGACAAGAACCTATCTCAAAATCCACACCTGCAGATGAAGTGCTGCTTCGTGGCCCCAGCTGAAGACTTGCACCAAATACCGGATGCTTCAGTGGATGTGGTGGTTTCCACTCTGGTGCTGTGCTCTGTGAAGAGCACAGAAGGAGTCATGCGAGAAGTTCTACGAGTGCTGAGACCA GGAGGTGCTTTCTACTTCATGGAACATGTTGCAGGGGCACTTTCCAGTTGGAGCCGCTTCTGGCAGCAAATCTATGATCCAGTTTGGAAGATTCTGTTTGATGGATGCCATTTGACGAGAGAAACCTGGAAAGACTTGGAAAATGCTGGCTTCTCAGAGCTGAAGCTACGGCATATACAAGCCCCTATATACTGTAACCTTGTTAAGCCTCATATTGTAGGATATGCTGTAAAGTAA
- the LOC133379632 gene encoding N6-adenosine-methyltransferase TMT1A-like isoform X2, protein MVLALLLRAGLQLLVLPIYVLAYFGFWDPLCKTVFPYFMSKIAPRFNQKLYREKQQLFSGLPDFAGSSGQLSLLEIGAGSGANFQFYPPGCRVTCTDPNPNFKRYLLKSVAENQHLRFEGFVVASGEDLRPVPDGSVDVVVGTLVLCSVASVTAILREVLRVLRPACRS, encoded by the exons ATGGTGCTGGCCCTTCTACTCCGAGCAGGGCTCCAGCTTCTTGTACTGCCCATTTACGTCCTCGCCTACTTTGGCTTCTGGGACCCTCTTTGCAAAACCGTCTTCCCTTACTTCATGAGCAAGATTGCCCCGCGCTTCAACCAAAAACTTTACCGGGagaaacagcagctcttcagcGGGCTGCCAGACTTCGCCGGCTCCTCGGGCCAACTGTCACTGCTAGAAATTGGCGCAGGCAGCGGGGCCAACTTCCAGTTCTATCCGCCAGGCTGCCGGGTAACCTGCACGGACCCCAACCCCAACTTCAAGCGGTATCTCTTGAAGAGCGTCGCTGAGAACCAGCACCTCCGTTTTGAGGGCTTCGTCGTAGCCTCTGGCGAAGACCTGCGACCTGTGCCGGACGGCTCTGTGGACGTGGTAGTTGGCACCCTGGTTCTGTGCTCTGTGGCCAGCGTCACCGCCATCCTAAGGGAGGTCCTGAGAGTGCTCAGACCG GCTTGTCGTAGCTGA
- the LOC133379632 gene encoding N6-adenosine-methyltransferase TMT1A-like isoform X1, with amino-acid sequence MVLALLLRAGLQLLVLPIYVLAYFGFWDPLCKTVFPYFMSKIAPRFNQKLYREKQQLFSGLPDFAGSSGQLSLLEIGAGSGANFQFYPPGCRVTCTDPNPNFKRYLLKSVAENQHLRFEGFVVASGEDLRPVPDGSVDVVVGTLVLCSVASVTAILREVLRVLRPGGAFYFMEHVAADRSSWSYFWQQICDPTWKYLGDGCSLIRETWKDLENTEFSELNLQHITAPMNCGLVRPHILGYAVK; translated from the exons ATGGTGCTGGCCCTTCTACTCCGAGCAGGGCTCCAGCTTCTTGTACTGCCCATTTACGTCCTCGCCTACTTTGGCTTCTGGGACCCTCTTTGCAAAACCGTCTTCCCTTACTTCATGAGCAAGATTGCCCCGCGCTTCAACCAAAAACTTTACCGGGagaaacagcagctcttcagcGGGCTGCCAGACTTCGCCGGCTCCTCGGGCCAACTGTCACTGCTAGAAATTGGCGCAGGCAGCGGGGCCAACTTCCAGTTCTATCCGCCAGGCTGCCGGGTAACCTGCACGGACCCCAACCCCAACTTCAAGCGGTATCTCTTGAAGAGCGTCGCTGAGAACCAGCACCTCCGTTTTGAGGGCTTCGTCGTAGCCTCTGGCGAAGACCTGCGACCTGTGCCGGACGGCTCTGTGGACGTGGTAGTTGGCACCCTGGTTCTGTGCTCTGTGGCCAGCGTCACCGCCATCCTAAGGGAGGTCCTGAGAGTGCTCAGACCG GGTGGAGCTTTCTACTTCATGGAGCATGTGGCAGCTGACCGATCTAGCTGGAGCTACTTCTGGCAGCAAATCTGTGACCCTACCTGGAAATATTTGGGAGATGGGTGTTCCCTGATAAGAGAGACTTGGAAGGACCTGGAGAATACAGAGTTCTCTGAACTGAATCTGCAACACATCACTGCTCCAATGAACTGTGGCCTAGTTCGTCCACATATTCTTGGATATGCTGTAAAATGA